The DNA segment tatagtcttatttttattgttgacatgtataaagaaaaaaataaaccaccTTTTCATTGCAACAGTCATACATTGTATGTCCCATTTGTTGAAGGGGTCTCACTGGGGAGTTCTGATCCcagatcccgcttactgttttgtcagattcctgcATCCCACTTATACtttgtacgtaagcaattctcatgtTTTGGTAATTTCCTGTGTCCCGTAGCcttcatttcctgttttcacagcacaataatttgacttccACACATCaggtttacaaaaaaatcggcaatcctgTGTcatgcttagaccccaatgagaacCAGATTGAAGTCTCTATGCCTCTACTTTGACTTGTAAATTACATTAACAAATATTACTTATTTCAATGGATGTCACTTATGGAGAAGAAACTTCTTACCCTTCCACAGCAACTGGTTTTTATTTTGGGTTCATGAGCTGATTTATTAGTTTTCTGTGCAGTATTTTGTGgacttctttttcttctttttgattTCATCTAATATATTCCTTGTTCCAAAAGACAAGGTATACTAGATTACATCAAGACAAGATATAAGAggatgtggtattagtgccaatgaaacaactctcagTCCAAGTCACAAACTGTAAAAGTACACCAtcataggtcaaggtacagccttcaacactgagATCTGTCTgtttgtaacatattttttagaTAACTAAAAGTCAAAGGTTCTTGATGGCACCAAGTTTCATCTGGTTATACTGTGACATGTTTTTAGGACAGTTGAAGCAGAAGCTCACCATATACATCCTGTTTTGACTTTTTTCTCGCCCTGTGACTGTTGTTACATTTTGTGAGACATAGGTATAACTATTTGGTGAGGGCAGTGTAAACTATTTGTCTAAAGCTGTATATTTCAGAAGGATGAAGACCTGGATGTAACAAAGTTTCCATTTGTTCAATGTtctcaacctcattttcattgttcagccattgcatgaaaaaaaaacattttttttgtttttgttatatcaatttATCACTTAatatgagtaataggataaccatatttggtgtatggaatgtaATTGGTATATGTCAGTCTGGTAGGTTTCATTTGACTGTAACATCATTTTCagggttcattgatcaatgttaagtttttgtggtgAGTTTGGGTTTTCAAGTACATGTTCTACGTTCTATAAGCAACAGgtaaactatatttggtgtatggaatagtTCAAagtgtatatgtctgtctggcaggtattatctgaccttgacccaattttgatgattaattgGTCAATATTAattcttgtttgttttgctcagtTTTCGATTATCAATAGAAATCTATCAATTGTATTTTGTGTTTGCACGAattgaaaaatgtatgtttGTCTGACAGCAATTATCTGACCTGAGTTATGTGATGTATTTAGATAAACCTTTATTTTAAGACTTTCAACTTAAAGTCAATGGTCGGTAAAGCAGGCAAGACATTTTACTGTGTGCAATCTTGTTGATAGGCTGCTTGCTCCTTCTAACTTTTATGCCCCATTGCTCTGTGAAGGGTCAATAAGTGTTACACTGGACCTACAAACTTTCTATCAGTCCCATTTTCATTTCCATGCACACTTTAATTTAAGTTTTCCTAATCCAATTTTATGAAACTCGTTTACAATGTTAAGAGCATatacaatacagttttgattGAACAGGGATTTTTTTAGAAAGTTTGCATGTACAAGCTTTTTTTTCATCtagaaaattcaaatatgtaataaaaaatataccttcatttGCTACTTTGAGGGATAAATAAGagtttgaattttttacattttcctgAAATTTGAGTTTCTTGGAAATTTGTATCCTTTGGAAAGAAATACCGAActgtttcatttaaaagaaaaagtgtgtgatttttttacaaatatttcaaatatcttcTTTACAAAAGTGGTCTTTGGATTTGTATAACAATTCTttgataattattcattttaatcaCATTTTCAAGGGTTCTGGGAATTCTATGTTTGGAATTATTCAAAACTgcaataaatttcattttgaaacaagaaCAAAAAAGGTTTGTTCCTGTGATCATATTAACCTTATCATTTAACTGTACCAGATTTGACTTTCAGcaattaatgtctcttcatttatagaaatagaaaGTAATGTATAGCTAAATCTGGacaaggaatcagagctttgtgTGTCAGAGGGAGATACATTTCTCAATTTGAGTGATTAACagtaaatttcaaacaaatgatATCCCTATTTTGCTGCTGAGCTGGTAATACACCATAGGGGACTTAAAATCCACCAACAGAAGTATCCACATAGTGATAGTTATAACATCAGCAATATCAGTTTCACTGAgtttaaattgacaaaaatatcactGTAATAAATACATTTGACTAATAGAAGGAGATTGTACcatatcttatatataaatgtattcttattttgttgagaaaaactgaaatattaaaatacaaattcaattttctcaaacttataaattttgataaaattttgaataccGGTAACTTGAATTTTTCCTTCTGTTAAGAAAGTAAACAAAAGATGATTATCTCTCCATCGAAGTAGATAAAATCTGGAAAGGTTAATATCCAGAACaagataaattttaaaccttaGGAAGACAGAAATTGATATAGTAGTATAAGACTATCCTGGAATTATGACAACACTGGAGATATTAGAAGAATTACAATCAAAGTATTTCATTCATCCTGAAACTTTTGACTTTTTCAAAAAACGTACAGAACATGGATTCACCAAGGCTTATTTTGATGTACCAATATCAGAGGCTAGGGAATCAAATTTGAGGTCAGCTAAATTATTTTCGGGTAGTGTTGATTTTGACGGTACAACAAGGGAATTAAACATTCCATCTAAAGATATTAAAGGTAAGTTAGCTAGATAAGTATgtgtaaaataaacaatgttatcttcaagacatttaaaaaaaggacacATCAGGAGGccgttattcagtggttgtttgtttatgtgttacatatttttttttcgttcatttaaaaaaaaaataaggccattagttttgaactgttttttaaaatagtcattttggagccttttatagctgactatgtggtatgggctttgctcattgttgaaggccatacggtgacctatagttgttaatttctgtgtcattttggtctcttgtggaaagttgtctcattggcaatcatactacatcttcttttttatatcaacaatttatgaattttaacaGTTTAAGTGCTCACAGTTGATAAATGTGATTTAAATACTGTAACTTCAGTCTGTAAGAcactaaaatatttataaattattgtcATATCCTTTAGGTTAAAACTGGACTTTAATTTAAATTGGCTCAAGGTTTGgttgtattttgaaaatttctagttcaattaaaaaagaaacattttcttttgctttttctaGCAAAAACCTAtgataaatttttttaaacctatgataaaaaaaaaatgtgacagaATCTGTTGCATTTCATCTATTCAaccctaaaaaaaattaagttttatgtttcaaaggtattaaaatataatatatatatatattatatgatttatttatgcAAAGGCATGATCACtgaataatatatatagtaAGATCTGTGTCAAGTTTctgttatctttaatttttaaacttatcTTATGTAACATCCATATCAGAAACACTGGTTTTACAATGCAGTTTGTTCTCAAATTTATTGACTTTGTTAATTGCAAACATAAAATCTCTCTCCTACAAATTAAACACTATAAAGGTAAGGATATTTCAGTAAAAAGTTCACTTTATAAAAAACATGTACTAACATATGTATTTCACTTAACTTGTACACATTATTGTTTAGGCACCAGCTGAAGACCGCCTCTTGAGTGGGAATTTTTTGCGACATTAGTGACCCATTGTAGCCTTGGGCTGTTTTTCTCTCTTGTTTGGGTGTTTGTGTTTTAGACACATTCCTTGTTTCAATTCTCAGTTCTAAACTTCAAGTTGATGTGATTAcaaactgatttttaaagttttttcttACGATGTCCGATGATCACATCTTATAACAAATTGATTTAATAACAGATGGTATACCAGTGACTGTCTACAAGCCAGCTACCTGTAGAAATGACCCATCTATATTTGTGTATTTCCATGGAGGAGGCAATTGTGTTGGATCCAGAGCTGGTGTGGATACAGTCTGTAAAATCTTGTCAAGGTATAAATTTAATTACCAGTACAGCTTGTCTctgcaaacatttttgtttagaaatgcatagtTTTTCTAATCGATATTTGACTTGTActtctaattttttttgtggGTAAAGGTGAACCATCAATTTAAGTATTCAGAAAAGTTTTTAtaggcatattttttttagattgtgaGATAAAGTATTCATGACTGTCAATACAATGtaccaaatttttatttcatgaaaattgctAATCCACGTTTCTTTATTGAAaactttgataatttaaaacatgaaGAAGATGTGATTTGATTGCCAAATAGTCCAAATGACATGAATGTAACTAtataaccttcaacaatgagcaaaacctttACTGCATAGTCTTCaacaaaaaaggttaaaatgtgaagaaagaaaatcaaacaagaaaatcatgtaaattattacaagtcaattaaaaaaaaaaaatatgatggacagcaaccaacaacaacaaataaattccagggctcctgacttaggacttgggacagacacatgaGTAGAAAAAcatggcagggttaaacatattaGTGAGCACTACCTGAGACAGTGTGATGTTAATTTAGcacaactgaaaaaaataaatacatacaaatcaGTTGGAAATGATAGCTTTGTGTTTAGGACAGTTTCTAACTTACATAGTCTTTCTTCAactgacatttttttacaataatctAAAATGCCATTTTGTCAACTTTTATCTTTCAGAGATTCTGGTTGTATTGTTGTCAATGTAGAGTATAGACTGGCACCAGAATTCAAATTTCCAAGTAACCATGAGGATGTTCTGTGTGTTGTTCGATGGGTTAAAGGTCATAAGGAGGAATTAGGTATTTTTTGTAACTGTGACAATTGGGAATTACATAAGGTTAGATATAGGGTTTAATGCTCAAAAGCAGGGTTGTTGTAACAGTAAGGGTAAAAGACAGGAAAATGAATGTTACTCTGAAAtcacttaaaaaataaagtaaaaagatTGCAAGGAATATTAAAGGGATACAGTTATGAAGAAATTTACATAGGCTTGGAATGATTTATACaactaatataaaaacaaaaataaaggtggtatgattgccaatgagacaactatccaccaaagttcaaatgaagtgtaCACAATTACAGGCAACTGCATAGCATTTAACAAGGAGAAAACCCATATTGTATAGTTGACTTTAAACAGCCCTGACTTGGAAAACgtgaaacatttcaaaagataaaactaCCATTCTATTAATAACAAACTGAAATTTAGGAATTCTTAAGTTCTCATGAGatcatgttaaacatgttaaacagaTAAATGCTGTTTTTTCAATTTCcagttaaagtttatttttctcTAGCTGTGTAATAAAATTTCTTGTATAAATCTGTCACAGCAACTTTTTATTGTAACTGACcatatatttttaagatttatgttatttttcaaatcattGGCTATACCAACCTGTTTTAAACTTGTGAACTTTGATCTGTTTAAAGGTGGGTCATCAAGAAGTAGAATTGGAGTAGGTGGGGATAGTGCTGGTGGTAGATTGGCTGCTGTTGTGTGCCATGAAGAACAAGGTATAGATTATCAGGTCAGTCCAAAAAAAGTTGTCAGAATCATCAAACCATGGTTTAAGAATCAATTCTTGTAAGCTACAGTAATATGATGTCAAGGCCTTTTCATTATGTTGCGGTATAAAAATGTCCTTGTTCAGTATGATGTTTAGTGCATAAAcgatgcggtatgggctttttgtcgagccttcgactttagttgcaaaagcgagactaagcgatcctactttccgtcggcgtcggcaTCGTCGGCGGCGGCATCGTCGGCGGCGGCatcgtcggcggcggcgtccacaaatattcactctgtggttaaagtttttgaaattttaataactttcttaaactatactggatttctaccaaacttggtcagaagcttgtttatgatcataagatagtatccagaagtaaattttgtaaaaataaaattcaattttttctgtattttacttataaatggacttagttttttctgcggggaaacattacattcactctgaggttaaagtttttagaattttaataactttgttaaactatccttggtttgttccaaacttggacagaaacttgtttatgatcataagatagtatccagaagtaaattttgtaaacaaataaatccattttttctgtattttacttttaaatggacttagtttttctgcgggaaacataacattcactctgtggtaaaagtttttaaaattttaataactttcttaaactatcctgggtttgttctaaacttggacaaaagcttatttatgatcattagatagtatccagaagtaaattttgtaaaaagacaactccattttttctgtattttacttttaaatggacttagattttcttccagtgaacattacatacagtctgcagttaaagttttcaaaacatttattagattcattaattattctagatttttaccaaacttggacagaagcttcttacaatcataagatagtatcaagaggaatatttttattgatttttttcctcatttttgtttagcctgtgatttacagcaaaagtaggcgagacactgggttccgcggaacccttacaaatttttcattgttgaaggctgtatggtgacctatagttgttaatgtctgtgtcattttggtctcttgtggacagttgtctcattggcaatcataccacatcttcttttttatatacactgGATTTTGTAATTGACTGAGTCTGATGTGTAATTCTCAGCGTTACTGATCAAGAAACATTTACTTGcatcattattgtatttttttaatagacaactttcgagttcgatgcatttccatCAAAAACcttggttttagtgaacatcattccTGCATTTAGATGGTGTTGTCACTTCCGTTCTAATGTTGAAcaagtggttggaaaactataaagCTATAtggcacatacatgtattattcttcaaattgaattctcatTATTGTCTTTTAGCACTGCGTTCATTAGGAAATTGttattaagtacctacagaacaaatattatttctagtttatcctctACAATGTCGATCACTAAGACCCTT comes from the Mytilus trossulus isolate FHL-02 chromosome 3, PNRI_Mtr1.1.1.hap1, whole genome shotgun sequence genome and includes:
- the LOC134709975 gene encoding ethyl acetate hydrolase-like encodes the protein MTTLEILEELQSKYFIHPETFDFFKKRTEHGFTKAYFDVPISEARESNLRSAKLFSGSVDFDGTTRELNIPSKDIKDGIPVTVYKPATCRNDPSIFVYFHGGGNCVGSRAGVDTVCKILSRDSGCIVVNVEYRLAPEFKFPSNHEDVLCVVRWVKGHKEELGIFCNCDNWELHKVRYRV